In Thermanaeromonas sp. C210, the following proteins share a genomic window:
- a CDS encoding response regulator produces the protein MTAKILVVDDEPAILELVTYNLEQAGFTTITAADGETALKLVETEKPDLVILDVMLPRIDGFDVCRILRARTAVPILMLTARREEVDRVLGLELGADDYLTKPFSPRELVARVRAILRRVAERTRQPGGRVVVGDLVINPDSHEVKVRGKPVDLTLKEYQLLKFLAENPGRVFTREALLDRLWEGDYYGDTRTIDVHIRHLREKIEEDPGNPRYILTVRGVGYKFREA, from the coding sequence ATGACGGCCAAAATTCTGGTAGTGGACGACGAACCGGCCATCCTGGAGCTGGTAACCTACAATCTGGAGCAGGCCGGGTTTACCACCATCACCGCGGCCGACGGGGAGACGGCCCTAAAACTGGTAGAAACGGAAAAGCCCGACCTCGTCATCCTGGACGTCATGCTGCCCCGGATCGACGGCTTCGATGTTTGCCGGATCTTGCGGGCCCGTACGGCCGTTCCCATCCTCATGCTCACCGCCCGGCGGGAAGAGGTGGACCGGGTGCTGGGACTGGAGCTAGGGGCCGATGATTACCTCACCAAGCCCTTCAGCCCCCGGGAGCTGGTGGCCAGGGTGCGGGCCATCCTGCGGCGGGTGGCGGAGAGGACCAGGCAGCCCGGGGGCAGGGTGGTGGTCGGCGACCTGGTCATAAACCCCGACAGCCATGAGGTTAAGGTGAGGGGCAAGCCGGTGGATCTCACCTTGAAGGAATACCAGCTGCTGAAATTCCTCGCGGAAAACCCCGGGCGGGTCTTCACCCGGGAGGCACTGCTGGACCGGCTGTGGGAGGGCGACTACTACGGAGATACCCGCACCATCGATGTGCATATCAGACACCTGCGGGAGAAAATCGAGGAGGACCCCGGTAATCCCCGCTATATTTTGACGGTGCGGGGCGTGGGCTACAAGTTTCGCGAGGCCTAA
- a CDS encoding cyanophycinase: MALYIIGGNEDKEGSCTVLRRFVEAAGGEEAVLAVIPAASGDPAGAGEEYRRVFTRLGAARVEVVTFTSRREAAGADLVNILESSTGIFLTGGDQLRLTALLGGTELDRALHRAYRRGAVVGGTSAGAAAMGTTMIVEGPGEEAPRAEVVRMAPGLGLIREVMVDQHFAQRGRLGRLLAAVAHNPYILGLGIDEDTAVLVDDRQRFMVYGSGAVTVVDGREIEHSSISDAGTRPVALTGCRLHVLAASYGFDLALRRPLLPEV, from the coding sequence ATGGCCCTTTATATCATCGGCGGCAATGAGGACAAAGAGGGGAGCTGCACGGTCCTGCGCCGCTTTGTCGAAGCGGCGGGTGGCGAGGAGGCCGTCCTGGCCGTCATCCCGGCGGCCTCCGGGGACCCGGCCGGGGCCGGGGAAGAATACCGGCGGGTCTTCACCCGCCTGGGCGCCGCCAGGGTGGAGGTTGTGACCTTCACTTCCCGCCGGGAGGCGGCCGGCGCCGACCTAGTAAATATCCTGGAAAGCAGCACCGGCATCTTTCTAACCGGCGGCGACCAGCTGCGGCTTACGGCCCTCTTAGGGGGGACGGAGCTGGACCGGGCCCTCCACCGGGCCTATCGCCGGGGCGCCGTGGTCGGGGGTACCAGTGCGGGTGCCGCGGCCATGGGCACCACCATGATAGTGGAGGGGCCCGGGGAGGAGGCTCCCCGGGCCGAGGTGGTGCGCATGGCTCCGGGGCTGGGGCTCATCCGGGAAGTCATGGTGGACCAGCATTTTGCCCAGCGGGGCCGCCTGGGACGGCTGCTGGCAGCCGTAGCCCACAACCCCTACATCCTCGGCCTGGGTATAGACGAGGACACGGCGGTGCTGGTGGACGACCGGCAGCGCTTCATGGTCTATGGGTCGGGGGCCGTGACGGTGGTGGACGGCCGCGAGATTGAACACAGCAGCATCTCCGACGCCGGGACCCGCCCCGTTGCCCTGACGGGTTGCCGGCTCCACGTCCTGGCGGCCAGCTACGGTTTCGACCTGGCCCTGCGCCGTCCCCTTCTGCCGGAAGTATAA
- a CDS encoding late competence development ComFB family protein, with product MARQIVLKNYMENCVWELLDEVLAKDPDACRCEICRHDIAALALNRLPPRYVVRDEGAVYTKLCMLEAQYRADIYAALTEALMQVKANPRH from the coding sequence ATGGCCCGACAAATAGTCCTCAAAAACTATATGGAAAATTGTGTATGGGAACTCCTGGACGAGGTGCTGGCTAAGGACCCCGACGCCTGCAGATGCGAAATCTGCCGCCACGATATTGCGGCCCTGGCCCTTAACCGGCTCCCGCCCCGCTACGTGGTGAGGGACGAGGGCGCGGTCTACACCAAGCTTTGCATGCTGGAGGCCCAGTACCGCGCGGATATTTATGCCGCCCTCACCGAGGCCTTAATGCAGGTAAAGGCAAACCCGCGCCACTAG